In the Sphingobium sp. Z007 genome, GATAGCGGAAAAGATCATGCTGCACGTTGTTCACCATCCTGCCTATGTCTCCCCTGCAACAGATGGCAGCCGTTTTCGTTTCGACAAATATGGCTTGGTGATGGACGCGCTGCGCGAAAGTGGCGTGGATTTGCAGACCGTTGAGCCTGTGCCAATGCCGCGCGCCTGGATCGAGGCGGTGCATGATCCCGCCTATGTCGAGGAAGTCATGACCCTGACGGTGCCGCCCGAAAAAGCGCGGCGGATCGGCTTTGCGGTGACGGAACGTGTCATGCGCCGGTCGATCCTGTCGCCCGGCGGAACCTGGGCGGCGGCGAAGCTGGCGATGGTCCATGGCTATGCCGCCAATGCCGCGGGCGGCAGCCATCATGCGCTGCATGATACGGGCGCGGGCTATTGCGTGTTCAACGACCTCGCCATCGCGGCGAATCGGTTGATCGCCGAGCGCGACGCGGCGCGCGTCCTGATCCTTGATCTCGACGTGCATCAGGGGGATGGCACCGCGT is a window encoding:
- a CDS encoding histone deacetylase — encoded protein: MLHVVHHPAYVSPATDGSRFRFDKYGLVMDALRESGVDLQTVEPVPMPRAWIEAVHDPAYVEEVMTLTVPPEKARRIGFAVTERVMRRSILSPGGTWAAAKLAMVHGYAANAAGGSHHALHDTGAGYCVFNDLAIAANRLIAERDAARVLILDLDVHQGDGTASLLAGRSDIFTLSIHAEKNFPVRKARSTLDIGLEDGTGDAAYLAALTDVLPRVLDDFAPDMILYQAGVDPHEEDRLGRLALTEAGLEARDRYVMRQARARGVPLASTMGGGYGEDRMAIARRHAACMIALAQEAA